The Paraburkholderia sp. D15 genome has a segment encoding these proteins:
- a CDS encoding helix-turn-helix transcriptional regulator, translating into MSDRQANDKTPWFPPSSKPVRKGLYESHWLIGSQTRLRFWDGVFWQVDGQVCSEQDLTWRGRACPDRDYVVDDVSVHFTESPSIPQNIRNAVAGGITPAKAWRQHLGLKQAEVAARIGISRPGYAFLERKKRLSERTRASVAAAFGIAAEQLDL; encoded by the coding sequence ATGAGCGATAGACAAGCCAACGATAAAACACCATGGTTCCCACCTTCATCGAAGCCTGTGCGCAAGGGGCTCTACGAGAGCCACTGGTTGATTGGATCGCAGACCAGATTGCGGTTTTGGGATGGGGTTTTCTGGCAAGTGGACGGGCAGGTATGTAGCGAACAGGACCTCACATGGCGAGGCCGCGCTTGTCCCGATAGAGACTATGTTGTAGACGACGTTTCAGTCCATTTCACAGAGAGCCCGTCAATTCCGCAGAATATAAGGAACGCGGTTGCGGGTGGCATAACGCCGGCGAAAGCATGGCGCCAGCATCTTGGACTGAAGCAGGCTGAAGTTGCCGCCCGCATAGGCATCAGTAGGCCAGGCTACGCATTTCTCGAGCGAAAAAAGCGGCTAAGTGAGCGCACGCGAGCAAGCGTCGCTGCCGCGTTCGGTATTGCAGCGGAACAATTAGATTTGTGA
- a CDS encoding ISNCY family transposase: MNATGTITMSMTELDRLKVVQAVCERRLKPGQAADRLALSVRQVERLVQRYQAAGVAGLVSGRRGRPGNHQLSDGVARRALAIIRERYADFGPTLACEKLRECHGIGLSVETVRALMIAAGLWIPRRDRPPKVYQPRNRRACQGELIQIDGSDHRWFEDRAPACTLLVFIDDATGRLMTLHFTATESTFSYFEALHKYLGTHGKPVAFYSDKASVFYVKGRSETAGKGVTQFGRALYELNIETFCANTSQAKGRVERANLTLQDRLVKELRLRGISSRELANAYVPSFIADFNRRFGKPPKSDHNAHRPVRDDEDLRQILAYRVARKVTHSLTVQYDRVMYLLEDTLANRRLIHEYVEVVEYPDGSIEVQADGRVLPYREYDRITNIDQGAEVDNKRLASVLEVARCVQAMRDDRRAAGSPSRTHIGEAVRAKKALIGLKKQRAIELADINEAVCQVGTKTRRQRGAAAPPHPKNTRIGTAKHDISI; encoded by the coding sequence ATGAACGCAACTGGGACGATCACCATGTCGATGACCGAGCTGGACCGGTTGAAGGTGGTACAGGCCGTTTGCGAGCGGCGTCTGAAGCCCGGCCAGGCGGCGGACCGGCTGGCGTTGAGCGTGCGTCAGGTCGAGCGGCTGGTGCAGCGCTACCAGGCCGCAGGTGTGGCCGGACTGGTGTCTGGCAGACGTGGGCGCCCGGGCAACCATCAGTTATCCGATGGCGTGGCGCGACGCGCGCTGGCCATCATTCGCGAGCGCTACGCGGATTTCGGGCCGACACTTGCGTGTGAGAAGCTGCGGGAATGTCACGGCATCGGTCTGTCGGTCGAGACGGTGCGCGCGCTGATGATTGCTGCTGGTCTGTGGATTCCCCGCAGGGACCGGCCGCCCAAGGTGTACCAGCCGCGCAACCGCCGCGCGTGCCAGGGTGAACTGATCCAGATCGATGGCAGCGACCACCGCTGGTTCGAGGACCGGGCGCCGGCCTGCACGCTGCTGGTGTTCATCGACGATGCAACGGGTCGGCTGATGACCCTGCACTTCACGGCGACCGAGTCGACCTTCAGCTATTTCGAGGCATTGCATAAGTATCTGGGTACACACGGCAAGCCGGTCGCGTTCTACAGCGACAAGGCCAGCGTCTTTTATGTGAAGGGTCGCTCGGAGACCGCGGGCAAAGGCGTCACGCAGTTCGGCCGCGCACTGTACGAGCTCAACATCGAGACTTTCTGTGCGAACACGAGCCAGGCCAAGGGGCGTGTCGAGCGGGCCAACCTGACGCTGCAGGACCGTCTGGTAAAAGAGTTGAGGCTGCGCGGCATCAGTTCGCGGGAGCTGGCCAATGCGTATGTGCCCTCCTTCATCGCGGACTTCAACCGGCGATTCGGCAAGCCCCCGAAGAGCGACCATAACGCGCATCGGCCGGTGCGTGATGACGAGGACCTGAGGCAGATCCTCGCCTATCGCGTGGCGCGCAAGGTCACGCATTCGCTCACCGTGCAGTACGACCGCGTGATGTACCTGCTGGAGGACACGCTGGCCAATCGTCGCCTGATCCATGAATACGTGGAAGTCGTCGAGTATCCGGATGGCAGCATCGAGGTGCAGGCCGATGGGCGTGTCCTGCCGTATCGCGAGTATGACCGGATCACAAACATTGACCAGGGGGCGGAAGTCGATAACAAGCGGCTCGCGAGTGTGCTGGAGGTAGCCCGTTGCGTGCAGGCGATGCGTGACGATCGGCGTGCAGCCGGTTCACCCTCACGCACGCACATTGGTGAAGCGGTGCGGGCGAAGAAAGCGCTCATCGGGCTGAAGAAGCAGCGGGCCATTGAGCTTGCCGACATCAATGAAGCTGTCTGTCAGGTCGGTACAAAAACAAGGCGGCAACGGGGGGCGGCTGCGCCGCCCCACCCCAAAAACACAAGAATAGGTACAGCAAAACACGACATTTCAATTTAG
- a CDS encoding IlvD/Edd family dehydratase, translating into MPNEKRPLRSAQWFGTQDKNGFMYRSWMKNQGIPDHEFQGKPIIGICNTWSELTPCNAHFRKLAEHVKRGVFEAGGFPVEFPVFSNGESNLRPTAMLTRNLASMDVEESIRGNPVDAVVLLVGCDKTTPALLMGAASCDVPAIVVSGGPMLNGKHQGRDIGSGTVVWQLSEQVKAGKITLHDFMSAEAGMSRSAGTCNTMGTASTMACMAEALGVTLPHNAAIPAVDARRYVLAHMSGMRIVEMALQDLRLSKLLTPEAFGNAIRVNAAIGGSTNATIHLKAIAGRIGVDLELDDWTRIGRGTPTLVDLQPSGRFLMEEFYYAGGLPGVIRRLGEAGLLPHPDALTANGQSLWDNTKDAPIYDDEVIRPIENPLVADGALCILRGNLAPNGAVLKPSAASPNLLKHRGRAVVFENFDDYKARIGNPELDVTANSVLVMKNCGPKGYPGMAEVGNMGLPPKLLEQGVTDMVRISDARMSGTAYGTVVLHVAPEARAGGPLAVVEEGDWIELDSFAGRLHLDISDAELSARLARWSRESMDVDGFTSGYRKLYVDHVLQADQGCDFDFLVGCRGADVPRHSH; encoded by the coding sequence ATGCCCAACGAAAAGCGCCCGCTCCGATCCGCACAATGGTTCGGAACGCAGGATAAGAACGGCTTCATGTATCGAAGCTGGATGAAAAATCAGGGCATTCCCGATCACGAGTTCCAGGGCAAACCGATTATCGGCATCTGCAATACGTGGTCGGAATTGACGCCATGCAATGCGCACTTCAGAAAGCTCGCGGAGCACGTCAAACGCGGTGTATTCGAAGCGGGTGGGTTTCCCGTGGAGTTTCCGGTGTTTTCTAACGGCGAATCCAACTTGCGACCCACGGCGATGCTCACACGCAATCTCGCAAGCATGGACGTGGAGGAGTCGATTCGCGGTAATCCCGTGGACGCTGTCGTGCTGCTGGTGGGTTGCGACAAGACCACGCCCGCGCTGCTGATGGGCGCGGCGAGTTGCGACGTACCCGCGATTGTCGTGAGCGGCGGACCGATGCTCAATGGCAAGCATCAGGGACGCGACATCGGTTCGGGCACCGTGGTCTGGCAACTGAGCGAGCAGGTGAAGGCGGGCAAGATTACGCTGCATGATTTCATGTCGGCGGAAGCGGGCATGTCGCGCTCGGCGGGAACATGCAACACGATGGGCACGGCTTCGACCATGGCGTGCATGGCCGAAGCGCTCGGCGTCACGCTGCCGCACAACGCAGCGATTCCCGCAGTCGACGCGCGGCGTTATGTGCTCGCGCATATGTCCGGCATGCGCATTGTCGAGATGGCGTTGCAGGACCTGCGTTTGTCGAAACTGCTCACGCCCGAAGCGTTCGGAAACGCGATTCGCGTGAACGCGGCGATAGGCGGCTCGACCAATGCGACGATTCACCTGAAGGCGATTGCGGGCCGCATTGGCGTCGATCTCGAACTGGACGACTGGACGCGCATTGGACGAGGCACGCCCACGCTTGTCGATCTGCAGCCGTCCGGGCGCTTTCTCATGGAGGAGTTCTATTACGCGGGGGGCCTGCCTGGCGTAATACGGCGTCTGGGCGAAGCGGGCCTGCTGCCCCATCCCGACGCGCTGACGGCGAACGGCCAGTCACTGTGGGACAACACGAAAGACGCGCCGATTTATGACGACGAGGTGATACGCCCAATCGAGAATCCGCTCGTAGCTGACGGTGCTTTGTGCATTCTGCGCGGCAATCTCGCGCCGAATGGCGCGGTCTTGAAGCCGTCGGCGGCGAGTCCCAATCTGCTCAAGCATCGCGGCCGCGCGGTGGTGTTCGAGAATTTCGACGACTACAAGGCGCGCATCGGGAACCCTGAACTGGATGTCACGGCCAACTCTGTGCTCGTGATGAAAAACTGCGGCCCGAAAGGTTATCCGGGCATGGCCGAAGTCGGCAACATGGGTCTGCCGCCAAAACTGCTGGAACAGGGCGTGACGGACATGGTCCGCATTTCCGACGCACGCATGAGCGGCACCGCTTATGGCACGGTGGTGCTGCACGTCGCACCGGAAGCGCGCGCAGGTGGACCGCTTGCTGTCGTGGAGGAAGGGGACTGGATCGAACTGGACAGCTTTGCAGGGCGCCTGCATCTCGACATCAGCGACGCGGAGCTGAGCGCGCGGCTGGCACGCTGGTCGCGGGAAAGCATGGACGTTGATGGCTTTACGAGCGGCTACCGCAAGCTGTATGTCGATCACGTTCTGCAAGCGGACCAAGGCTGCGATTTCGATTTTCTGGTCGGCTGCCGCGGCGCCGACGTTCCGCGCCACTCGCATTGA
- a CDS encoding PDDEXK nuclease domain-containing protein: protein MGTPAWAEDYRQWFAGLKQRVERARQRAMASANREPVALYWQIGCDILDRQQKQGWGAGVVDQLARDLNAAFPDMRGFSPRNLKYMRALAQAFPQPEFVQQPVAQLPWSHIVTLLDKLDDTSQRLWYAEKSLEHGWSRSVLTMQIETAAHARGGNAVTNFADRLPPPQSDLARDALKDPYIFDFLGLTENAQERDVERALTQHITRFLLELGAGFAFVGRQYRLDVGGEEFFVNLLFYHLKLRCYVVVELKTTPFKPEYAGQLNFYLSAIDAQVKSAEDQPTIGLLLCKEKNRLVAEYALRGVTNPMGVAEYQLLRDVPESLESGLPSIDQIEAELRPDLPDAQE from the coding sequence CTGGGCACGCCCGCGTGGGCTGAAGACTATCGTCAATGGTTCGCCGGGCTCAAGCAGCGGGTCGAGCGCGCGCGGCAGCGCGCCATGGCCAGCGCAAACCGTGAGCCGGTCGCGCTGTACTGGCAGATTGGTTGCGACATTCTCGACCGGCAACAGAAACAAGGGTGGGGTGCGGGCGTCGTCGACCAGCTCGCGCGCGATCTCAATGCAGCATTTCCCGACATGCGCGGGTTTTCGCCGCGCAACCTCAAGTACATGCGCGCCCTCGCGCAAGCGTTTCCGCAGCCGGAATTTGTGCAACAACCCGTTGCACAATTACCGTGGTCGCATATTGTGACGCTGCTCGACAAGCTTGACGACACCTCGCAGCGGCTCTGGTACGCGGAAAAGTCGCTCGAGCACGGCTGGTCGCGCAGCGTGCTGACCATGCAGATCGAGACAGCCGCCCATGCGCGTGGCGGCAACGCTGTGACGAATTTCGCCGACCGGTTGCCGCCACCGCAGTCCGATCTCGCTCGCGACGCCCTCAAGGACCCTTATATCTTCGATTTCCTCGGCCTGACCGAGAATGCCCAGGAGCGCGACGTCGAGCGCGCGCTCACCCAGCACATCACCCGCTTCCTGCTCGAACTGGGCGCCGGCTTTGCGTTCGTGGGGCGTCAGTACCGGCTGGACGTCGGCGGCGAGGAGTTTTTCGTCAACCTGCTCTTTTACCATCTGAAGCTACGCTGCTATGTCGTCGTCGAACTGAAAACGACGCCGTTCAAGCCCGAATACGCGGGGCAACTGAACTTCTACCTGTCCGCAATCGATGCCCAGGTCAAGTCGGCCGAAGACCAGCCGACCATCGGCCTGCTGCTGTGCAAGGAAAAGAACCGGCTCGTGGCGGAATATGCGCTGCGCGGCGTGACCAACCCGATGGGCGTAGCCGAATATCAGCTTTTGCGCGATGTGCCTGAATCGCTGGAAAGCGGTCTGCCATCAATCGATCAGATCGAGGCGGAACTCCGGCCCGATCTGCCCGATGCACAGGAGTAG
- a CDS encoding cytochrome c peroxidase, producing MNTPSNATLPSQFPSGSGPSPDATSHSLRSRILWVLVAIALACIVVVGYALIYPERMPAVIGDKIEDLTGANAHPITLLRPPVAPLSAAAILGRDMFNDPSLSASGKQSCASCHSAEHSFGPPNDLSVQLGGPQMKDAGYRPSPSLAYLYRQAPFSIGPDQGDTDAAPVSLDVLASAAQGVQRAQKTAGVAPAAPAMVPQGGFFWDGRASTLQDQAIGPLTNPVEMANPNVQAVAEKLLHSKYIGTMKQLFGPRVISDPNLLVSEAMFAIGRYQFEDPAFHPFTSKYDAWLEGHARLTQAELHGLRLFNDKDKANCAGCHLSRPSSDGLPPVFTDTQYEALGVPRNHELAQNKDPKFYDMGVCGPFRTDMPKDTQYCGMFLTPTLRNSATRGTFFHNGVYHNLKQVMDFYNLRNTSPGKIYPHDASGKVLVYDDLPEKYHANIDVADAPFDRKFGDKPAMTDQDIDDIIAFVKTLNDGYETAPK from the coding sequence ATGAACACTCCTTCGAATGCCACTTTGCCCTCTCAATTTCCGAGTGGAAGCGGTCCGTCGCCTGACGCTACCTCGCATTCGCTGCGAAGCCGGATTTTGTGGGTATTAGTGGCTATTGCGTTGGCATGCATCGTCGTCGTTGGCTATGCGCTGATCTACCCCGAGCGTATGCCCGCGGTGATCGGTGACAAGATCGAGGACCTGACAGGCGCTAATGCGCACCCGATCACACTCTTGCGCCCCCCGGTTGCGCCGCTGAGTGCAGCTGCAATACTAGGCAGAGACATGTTCAACGACCCGTCGTTGTCGGCGTCGGGTAAGCAGTCGTGTGCGTCGTGCCATAGCGCTGAGCATTCGTTCGGACCGCCGAACGACCTCTCAGTGCAGTTAGGTGGCCCGCAAATGAAAGACGCCGGCTATCGGCCGTCGCCGTCGCTCGCATATCTTTACCGCCAAGCGCCGTTCAGTATCGGCCCGGATCAAGGTGATACCGATGCTGCACCGGTCAGTCTCGACGTACTGGCTTCCGCCGCACAGGGCGTGCAACGTGCGCAGAAGACTGCTGGCGTTGCGCCTGCCGCGCCTGCGATGGTGCCGCAAGGTGGCTTTTTCTGGGATGGCCGCGCGAGCACTCTTCAGGACCAGGCCATCGGACCGTTGACGAATCCGGTTGAAATGGCAAATCCGAATGTGCAGGCCGTTGCAGAAAAACTACTGCACTCGAAGTATATTGGCACGATGAAGCAACTCTTCGGGCCGCGCGTGATCAGCGACCCGAACCTGCTCGTATCAGAAGCTATGTTTGCAATTGGTCGATACCAGTTCGAAGATCCGGCGTTTCATCCGTTCACGAGTAAGTACGACGCTTGGCTTGAAGGGCATGCGCGTCTTACGCAGGCTGAACTGCATGGCTTGCGTTTATTCAACGACAAGGACAAAGCGAATTGCGCGGGTTGTCATCTGAGCCGGCCTAGCTCGGACGGGCTACCCCCAGTGTTTACGGATACGCAGTACGAAGCTCTCGGCGTTCCACGCAATCATGAACTCGCGCAAAACAAAGATCCGAAGTTCTACGATATGGGCGTATGTGGCCCCTTCCGGACCGACATGCCGAAGGACACGCAATATTGCGGCATGTTTTTGACGCCGACGTTGCGTAACTCGGCAACGCGCGGGACATTCTTCCACAACGGCGTCTATCACAATCTTAAGCAGGTTATGGACTTCTACAATCTGCGCAACACTAGCCCGGGAAAAATTTATCCGCACGACGCATCGGGCAAGGTTCTTGTATATGACGACTTGCCTGAAAAGTATCATGCAAATATCGATGTCGCGGACGCTCCGTTTGATCGAAAATTTGGCGATAAACCCGCCATGACGGATCAGGACATTGATGACATCATTGCCTTCGTGAAGACACTGAATGACGGCTACGAGACCGCGCCAAAGTAA
- a CDS encoding alkaline phosphatase family protein has product MFRRTLLPIPFAAALFVLSACGNNNDSPASAAPAASAPAAAVSAQDSLATATPIKHLVVIFGENRSFDHYFGTYPNAQNPVGEPAFTASANTPTQINNLNQKSLLTSNPNFLNTANNAFAAGSGINPFRLDRSQANTNGQSHDYRNEQLAYDNGAADLFPKYTGNNGASSGSTFGTPGLVMGYFDGNTVTALWNYAQNFAMSDNMYTDTYGPSTPGALEVISGQTNGGVPANGAAQGDNVIADGAGGFTVNGDSDPTGDLCSSTATNDNVQMSAANKNIGDLLNAKNITWGGFMGGFSLVATNPNGTTGCKRSTYSPVLGATKTDYVPHHNWFQYYPTTANLAHTRPTSTALIGQTDPLDSTATPVHHQYDVNDFFAAVSSGNFPSVSYLKAPAVGDGHPGNSDPIDEQAFYTKVVNFLQQQPDWKNTAVIITYDDSDGWYDHAYATPTTSSFDATADQLNGAGTCNATGATQGVGVTAAAVNGRCGPGTRVPLIVISPYARSNYVDHTLITQASVVKFIEDNWLGGTRLGGGSHDATTGSLNALFDFTNGGSTPVVFLDTNAGTKLSSAPATN; this is encoded by the coding sequence ATGTTTCGTAGAACCCTCTTACCCATTCCGTTTGCAGCGGCGCTGTTCGTGCTGAGCGCATGCGGAAATAACAATGACAGTCCGGCCTCTGCGGCCCCTGCTGCCTCTGCGCCGGCAGCGGCAGTATCCGCACAGGACTCGCTGGCGACGGCGACCCCGATCAAGCACTTGGTGGTGATCTTCGGTGAGAATCGTTCGTTCGACCACTACTTTGGTACCTATCCGAACGCGCAGAATCCGGTTGGTGAGCCGGCATTTACGGCGTCTGCAAATACGCCGACTCAGATTAACAATCTGAATCAGAAGTCGCTTCTGACGAGCAACCCGAACTTCCTGAACACGGCGAACAATGCGTTTGCTGCAGGTAGCGGTATCAACCCGTTCCGCCTCGATCGCAGTCAGGCAAACACGAACGGACAGTCGCACGATTATCGCAACGAACAGCTTGCCTATGACAATGGCGCGGCTGACCTGTTTCCCAAGTACACCGGTAACAACGGTGCGAGTAGCGGTTCGACGTTCGGCACGCCGGGCCTCGTGATGGGTTACTTCGACGGCAATACGGTTACAGCGCTCTGGAACTACGCTCAGAATTTTGCAATGAGCGACAACATGTACACGGACACGTATGGTCCGTCGACGCCAGGCGCACTTGAAGTGATTTCGGGTCAAACGAACGGTGGTGTTCCCGCGAACGGTGCAGCGCAGGGCGACAACGTTATTGCCGACGGTGCCGGTGGCTTCACGGTTAATGGCGACTCGGACCCTACGGGCGATCTGTGCTCTTCGACAGCCACTAACGACAACGTGCAAATGTCGGCGGCCAACAAGAACATCGGTGACCTGCTCAACGCGAAGAACATTACGTGGGGCGGCTTCATGGGCGGCTTTAGCCTCGTTGCCACGAATCCGAACGGCACCACAGGTTGTAAGCGAAGCACGTATTCACCGGTCCTCGGCGCAACGAAAACGGACTATGTGCCGCATCACAACTGGTTCCAGTACTACCCGACGACCGCTAATCTCGCGCACACGCGCCCGACTTCTACCGCGCTTATCGGCCAAACCGATCCGCTCGATTCGACTGCTACGCCGGTTCACCATCAGTACGACGTGAACGATTTCTTCGCTGCTGTTTCCTCGGGCAACTTCCCGTCGGTTAGCTATCTGAAGGCGCCCGCAGTTGGTGACGGTCATCCGGGCAATTCGGATCCGATTGACGAACAGGCGTTTTACACCAAGGTCGTCAACTTCCTTCAGCAACAGCCTGACTGGAAGAACACTGCCGTTATCATCACGTACGACGATTCGGATGGTTGGTACGACCATGCGTATGCGACGCCGACGACTTCGTCGTTCGACGCAACCGCCGACCAACTGAACGGCGCAGGTACGTGTAACGCAACCGGCGCTACGCAGGGTGTCGGCGTGACGGCGGCCGCTGTGAACGGCCGTTGCGGTCCGGGCACGCGCGTTCCGCTTATCGTGATCTCGCCGTACGCACGTAGCAATTATGTCGACCATACGCTGATCACCCAAGCATCCGTAGTCAAGTTCATCGAGGACAACTGGCTCGGTGGTACCCGCTTGGGTGGCGGCTCGCATGACGCGACGACGGGTAGCCTCAATGCGCTGTTTGATTTTACGAATGGCGGCAGCACGCCGGTAGTCTTCCTGGATACGAATGCGGGCACCAAGCTGTCGTCCGCTCCAGCTACGAACTGA
- a CDS encoding winged helix-turn-helix domain-containing protein codes for MSGRIVLFEKHLESAEVLWTNAVRYGFHPELAVSLDAVVTMLAYDPLPAALIMASSKTALGHKSFLKALRSSVRTRHLPVIVIAPAADEDHCIDTLAAGADDYVTTPFSPIELYARVKAILRPRLVSPPETIVVFDGLTLDPNTRTLFVMDAGERVDLYMCPTGFKLFRLLIKHAGQVLSRETILKSVWGEDGTVSPRLVDVHVYKIREVLREARRSCLIETVPKVGYRIDIPKVSA; via the coding sequence ATGAGTGGGCGTATTGTGCTTTTTGAAAAGCACCTTGAATCTGCGGAAGTTCTTTGGACCAATGCGGTTCGCTACGGATTTCATCCGGAGCTTGCGGTCAGCCTGGATGCTGTAGTCACAATGTTGGCGTATGACCCCTTGCCCGCTGCGTTGATAATGGCAAGCAGCAAGACGGCCCTCGGACATAAGTCGTTTCTGAAAGCGCTTCGATCATCGGTGCGTACGCGGCATCTTCCGGTGATCGTCATTGCTCCAGCGGCCGACGAAGATCACTGTATCGACACACTCGCGGCTGGTGCCGACGACTATGTCACAACTCCATTTTCTCCCATCGAACTCTACGCACGCGTCAAAGCAATTTTGCGTCCGCGTCTCGTCTCGCCGCCCGAGACGATTGTTGTATTCGATGGGCTTACGCTGGACCCCAATACGCGCACTCTTTTTGTGATGGATGCTGGCGAGCGCGTGGACCTATATATGTGCCCGACCGGATTCAAATTATTTCGGCTGCTGATAAAACATGCCGGTCAGGTATTGTCGCGCGAGACTATCCTGAAGAGCGTCTGGGGGGAAGATGGCACGGTTTCACCGCGCTTAGTAGATGTTCACGTCTACAAAATACGGGAGGTATTGCGCGAAGCTCGACGTTCCTGCCTCATAGAGACGGTGCCCAAGGTAGGATATCGTATCGATATACCGAAGGTGTCGGCTTAA
- a CDS encoding dihydrodipicolinate synthase family protein: protein MTHTPYRGVFPVVPTIFDDAGRLDLDGQKRAVDFMIDAGSNGLCILANFSEQFALTDDERSAVQSAVLDHVAGRVPVIVTTTHFSTQVCAERSRAAQDTGAAMVMVMPPYHGATIRVGERGIHAFFSAVSDAIDIPILIQDAPVAGTPLSASFLATMAREIANVSYFKIETAQAASKLRELIELGGDAVLGPWDGEEAITLIPDLDAGATGAMTGGGYPDGIRKIVDAYFAGDHEHAAALYQQWMPLIIYENRQCGLSACKALMKEGGVIRSDAVRHPLAPLHPATREGLFKVARRLDPLVLRWGR from the coding sequence ATGACCCACACCCCTTATCGCGGCGTTTTTCCGGTTGTCCCCACCATTTTCGATGACGCGGGCCGCCTTGATCTGGACGGCCAGAAACGCGCGGTCGATTTCATGATCGATGCGGGCTCGAACGGTCTGTGCATACTCGCGAATTTTTCGGAGCAATTTGCCTTGACCGACGACGAACGTAGCGCCGTGCAGTCCGCGGTGCTCGATCACGTAGCGGGCCGCGTGCCAGTGATCGTCACGACCACGCATTTCAGCACGCAGGTCTGCGCTGAACGGAGCCGCGCCGCGCAGGATACAGGCGCCGCGATGGTGATGGTGATGCCGCCGTATCACGGCGCGACCATTCGCGTCGGCGAGCGCGGCATTCACGCGTTTTTCAGCGCCGTGTCGGACGCGATCGACATTCCGATCCTGATTCAGGACGCGCCGGTAGCAGGCACACCATTATCCGCATCGTTTCTGGCGACGATGGCGAGAGAAATCGCCAATGTGTCGTACTTCAAGATCGAGACCGCGCAAGCGGCGTCGAAACTGCGCGAGCTGATTGAACTGGGCGGCGACGCGGTGCTGGGTCCGTGGGACGGTGAAGAGGCCATCACGCTCATTCCCGATCTGGATGCAGGCGCAACGGGTGCGATGACGGGCGGGGGCTATCCCGACGGTATCCGCAAGATCGTCGATGCGTATTTTGCGGGCGACCATGAACATGCTGCCGCGCTGTATCAGCAGTGGATGCCGCTCATCATCTACGAGAACCGGCAGTGCGGCCTGAGCGCGTGCAAGGCGTTGATGAAAGAGGGCGGCGTGATCCGTTCGGATGCCGTGCGCCATCCGCTTGCGCCGTTGCACCCGGCAACGCGTGAGGGTTTGTTCAAGGTTGCGCGCAGGCTCGATCCGCTCGTGTTGCGGTGGGGACGTTGA